The proteins below are encoded in one region of Candidatus Krumholzibacteriota bacterium:
- a CDS encoding TldD/PmbA family protein has protein sequence MIAWQDHFGVDDKRIAAILGTALSRGGDFCDLFFQHTIENQIVHEEGIVKEGHQSISHGVGIRVVKGEGTGYAYTEELTAGRMRDAALTASAIAESGASPGPVALEPVHFENRYPVVEAATGAALRRKIAWIEEAERAARACDERIVKVTAVLADSLSAVMIATSDGRILRDMRPMLRFSVSVVAEKNGNRQIGISSGGGRIGTEYFDTRTSPAEHGREAARQALLLLEAIDAPAGPMELILAPAESGVLLHESVGHPLEADFIRKGTSAYTDRVGDRVASELVTVIDDGTIPNDRGAINFDDEGTLPRRTVLIEKGILKGFMHDRISANRFGVEPTGNGRRDSYKSPPIPRMTITYLANGESDPGEILRSTKKGIFCKSFRGGQVDISNGDFVFVPIEAYLVEGGRITAPVKNLTIIGNGPDALSRVTMAGNDFAFSDGRWTCGKGQHVPVGVGLPTIKISEITVGGSDLSAQGGGG, from the coding sequence GTGATCGCGTGGCAGGACCATTTCGGCGTCGACGACAAGCGGATCGCGGCGATCCTGGGGACCGCCCTGTCCCGCGGCGGCGATTTCTGCGATCTCTTCTTCCAGCACACGATCGAGAACCAGATCGTGCACGAGGAGGGGATCGTCAAGGAAGGGCACCAGAGCATCTCGCACGGCGTCGGCATCCGCGTCGTCAAGGGAGAGGGGACGGGCTACGCCTACACCGAGGAGCTCACCGCCGGGCGGATGCGCGACGCGGCCCTCACCGCCTCGGCGATCGCCGAGTCGGGCGCGTCCCCGGGCCCGGTGGCCCTCGAACCGGTCCACTTCGAGAACCGCTACCCCGTCGTCGAGGCGGCCACCGGCGCGGCCCTCCGGCGGAAGATCGCGTGGATCGAGGAGGCCGAGCGGGCGGCGCGCGCCTGCGACGAGCGGATCGTCAAGGTGACGGCCGTCCTCGCCGACAGCCTGAGCGCGGTGATGATCGCCACCTCTGACGGCCGCATCCTCCGCGACATGCGCCCGATGCTTCGCTTTTCCGTCTCGGTGGTCGCCGAGAAGAACGGCAACCGCCAGATCGGCATCTCGAGCGGCGGCGGCCGGATCGGCACGGAGTACTTCGACACGCGCACCTCCCCGGCGGAGCATGGCCGCGAGGCGGCCCGTCAGGCCCTCCTCCTCCTCGAGGCGATCGACGCACCCGCCGGCCCGATGGAACTGATCCTCGCCCCCGCCGAATCGGGCGTCTTGCTCCACGAATCGGTGGGACATCCCCTCGAGGCCGACTTCATCAGGAAGGGAACCTCGGCCTACACCGACCGCGTCGGCGACCGCGTGGCGAGCGAGCTCGTGACGGTCATCGACGACGGCACGATCCCCAACGACCGCGGCGCGATCAACTTCGACGACGAGGGCACGCTTCCCCGCCGCACCGTCCTCATCGAGAAGGGGATCCTGAAGGGCTTCATGCACGACCGCATCAGCGCGAACCGGTTCGGCGTGGAGCCGACGGGGAACGGCCGCCGCGACTCCTACAAGAGCCCGCCGATCCCGCGGATGACGATCACCTATCTCGCCAACGGCGAAAGCGATCCCGGGGAGATCCTGCGCTCGACGAAAAAGGGGATCTTCTGCAAGTCCTTCCGCGGCGGCCAGGTGGACATCTCCAACGGCGACTTCGTTTTCGTCCCCATCGAGGCCTACCTCGTCGAGGGGGGACGGATCACCGCGCCGGTCAAGAACCTCACGATCATCGGGAACGGGCCGGACGCCCTCTCCCGGGTGACGATGGCGGGAAACGATTTCGCGTTCAGCGACGGCCGCTGGACCTGCGGCAAGGGACAGCACGTGCCGGTCGGCGTCGGGCTGCCGACGATCAAGATATCGGAGATCACCGTGGGCGGAAGCGATCTCTCGGCGCAGGGAGGCGGCGGATGA
- a CDS encoding TldD/PmbA family protein: MRIDAMEETARRAVQTALAAGADTVEAAVVDSEQFDTTVRSGGIETLTESRSSRIALSVSVNRRKASVTSSDLSRESIARLVAGSVELARLMDEDEFFGLPDPADLGETPAELDLVDDSIARLPADEKIARARRLEETAIGMDDRVITDGASFTSGLESVAFANSLDFCGSQTQTFAAMSLSLAAGDAGGGGENTGKRQSSYWYTAGTHLDDLESIEEVAGRAVERTIRKLGGRKPATCEVPVVFDPITATAFLSHIASAVGGGNIYRKSSFLVDRLGERIAAPGVTIVEDPLLPRRLGSRLFDSEGVRTRKTVVVAGGVLETYLMSVYQARKLGLKTTGSAGGHSNIYMEPGERSPEEIIAGIGRGLYLTSLFGPGANWSTGDFSQGGQGLWIEDGRLAYPVNEFTIAGTFDGILGGIAAIADDLVWRKPVAAPTFMVDAMTVSGT, translated from the coding sequence ATGAGGATCGACGCGATGGAGGAGACGGCGCGCCGCGCGGTCCAAACGGCCCTCGCCGCCGGGGCGGACACCGTCGAGGCGGCCGTCGTGGACAGCGAGCAGTTCGACACGACGGTGCGGAGCGGCGGAATCGAGACCCTCACCGAGTCCCGGTCGAGCCGGATCGCGCTGAGCGTCTCGGTAAACCGGCGGAAGGCCTCGGTCACCTCGAGCGACCTCTCCCGGGAGAGCATCGCGCGCCTCGTCGCCGGCAGCGTCGAGCTGGCCCGGCTCATGGACGAGGACGAGTTCTTCGGCCTGCCGGACCCGGCCGACCTCGGCGAGACGCCAGCGGAACTCGATCTCGTCGACGACTCGATCGCCCGCCTGCCCGCCGACGAGAAGATCGCCCGCGCGAGACGACTCGAGGAAACGGCCATCGGCATGGACGACCGCGTCATCACCGACGGCGCCTCGTTCACCTCGGGGCTGGAGAGCGTCGCCTTCGCCAATTCCCTCGACTTCTGCGGCTCGCAGACGCAGACCTTCGCCGCGATGTCGCTCTCCCTCGCCGCCGGGGACGCCGGCGGAGGCGGCGAGAACACCGGCAAGCGCCAGTCCTCGTACTGGTACACCGCGGGCACGCACCTCGACGATCTCGAATCGATCGAGGAGGTGGCTGGGCGGGCCGTCGAGCGGACGATCCGCAAGCTCGGCGGGCGGAAACCGGCCACCTGCGAGGTTCCCGTCGTCTTCGACCCCATCACCGCAACGGCCTTCCTCTCCCACATCGCCTCGGCGGTCGGCGGCGGGAACATCTACCGGAAATCGAGCTTTCTCGTCGACCGGCTCGGCGAGCGCATCGCCGCGCCGGGCGTGACGATCGTCGAGGATCCGCTGCTGCCGCGGCGGCTCGGCAGCCGCCTCTTCGACAGCGAGGGCGTGCGAACGCGGAAAACCGTCGTCGTCGCCGGTGGCGTCCTCGAGACCTACCTCATGAGCGTCTACCAGGCCCGCAAGCTCGGGCTCAAGACGACCGGGAGCGCCGGCGGCCACTCGAACATCTACATGGAGCCGGGCGAGCGGAGCCCGGAGGAGATCATCGCCGGGATCGGGCGCGGCCTCTACCTCACCTCGCTCTTCGGGCCGGGGGCGAACTGGTCGACGGGGGATTTCTCGCAGGGGGGGCAGGGGCTCTGGATCGAGGACGGCCGTCTCGCCTACCCGGTGAACGAGTTCACGATCGCGGGCACCTTCGACGGGATCCTCGGCGGGATCGCGGCGATCGCCGACGACCTCGTCTGGCGGAAGCCGGTGGCGGCCCCCACCTTCATGGTCGACGCGATGACGGTGAGCGGCACCTGA
- a CDS encoding aspartyl protease family protein gives MKALRKFVAAAVGVLSFLLPALPNATTLDADSLLALHAEALGGLGQIAAVRARYVESTIRMESTGLEGRIRSWTMRPCLARTEIDLGMLAIRRGYDGERLWTVDQNGKLAYREDPASLNDRVTDCLLESRDYLCAGSDTEREAAGLDTVDGVPCETLLLRPAGGSPCRLLISAESFLTVRAEIESPAGTVWMTFGDWREVDGVMFPFETVTEHVAIGQRLATRIEQIELNPSIDPALFFPPAEDARDYRFASGAGATIPFTYHLRHLYVPVELPGVAERPFFLLDSGAGMTVVDSVLAHAMALPEGGRIAGAGAGGMAEFRMTHLPGLGVAGIEFDEQTVIVYPANRLVGQLTGLPIGGVLGYDFLSRFAVVIDYENRFLAVSDPDSFHAPGGPAAVEAPLVNNIFSLPVRIDGAADGLFLLDTGANTTAVRRGFLETHGLLAGRRRASISITGAGGSSEAFLLRLGSVDIGETRLEEPVVAVTGEAEGVWALGGIDGVVGNDILERFTLILDYRDQQVTLVPNDQVGEPFHRDKSGIHASFDANGRWVVRWIVPGSPAAVSGLRPGDVILSVDGEPASREAVAGRIEDALSAEEGTTVEIRCSRNGRKMRASLRLSSYI, from the coding sequence GTGAAAGCGCTCAGAAAATTCGTGGCGGCGGCGGTCGGTGTCCTTTCCTTCCTCCTGCCCGCGTTGCCGAATGCAACGACGCTCGACGCCGACTCGCTCCTCGCCCTCCACGCCGAGGCCCTCGGCGGGCTCGGGCAGATCGCCGCCGTGCGCGCCCGCTACGTCGAGTCGACGATTCGCATGGAATCGACCGGCCTCGAGGGCCGCATCCGCTCGTGGACGATGCGTCCCTGCCTCGCGCGCACCGAGATCGATCTCGGGATGCTCGCCATCCGGCGCGGATACGACGGCGAGCGGCTGTGGACGGTCGACCAGAACGGCAAGCTGGCCTACCGGGAGGATCCCGCCTCCCTCAACGACCGGGTGACCGACTGCCTGCTCGAGAGCCGGGACTACCTCTGCGCCGGCAGCGACACCGAACGGGAAGCGGCCGGCCTCGACACGGTCGACGGCGTCCCCTGCGAAACGCTCCTCTTGCGCCCGGCGGGGGGCTCCCCCTGCCGCCTCCTCATCTCGGCGGAGAGCTTCCTCACGGTCCGGGCGGAGATCGAATCGCCCGCCGGCACGGTCTGGATGACCTTCGGGGACTGGCGCGAGGTCGACGGCGTGATGTTCCCCTTCGAGACGGTCACCGAGCACGTGGCGATCGGCCAGCGCCTCGCGACGCGCATCGAGCAAATCGAGCTGAACCCGTCGATCGACCCGGCGCTCTTCTTCCCCCCCGCCGAGGACGCGCGCGATTACCGCTTCGCCTCGGGAGCCGGGGCGACGATCCCCTTCACCTACCACCTCCGGCACCTCTACGTGCCCGTCGAGCTTCCCGGCGTCGCGGAGCGACCCTTCTTCCTGCTCGATTCCGGCGCGGGGATGACGGTGGTCGACTCCGTCCTCGCCCATGCCATGGCCTTGCCGGAGGGCGGGCGCATCGCCGGCGCCGGGGCCGGCGGCATGGCCGAATTCCGCATGACGCACCTGCCGGGGCTCGGCGTCGCCGGAATCGAATTCGACGAGCAGACGGTCATCGTCTACCCGGCGAACCGGCTCGTGGGGCAGCTGACCGGCCTGCCGATCGGCGGCGTGCTGGGATACGACTTCCTCAGCCGCTTCGCCGTGGTGATCGACTACGAGAACCGCTTCCTCGCCGTCTCCGATCCCGATTCCTTCCACGCGCCCGGCGGCCCGGCCGCCGTCGAGGCCCCCCTCGTCAACAACATCTTCTCCCTTCCCGTCCGGATCGACGGCGCGGCCGACGGGCTGTTCCTTCTCGACACGGGAGCGAACACCACCGCCGTCCGCCGCGGCTTCCTCGAAACCCACGGCCTGCTGGCCGGCCGGCGGCGCGCGTCGATCTCGATCACCGGCGCCGGGGGCTCGAGCGAGGCGTTCCTGCTGCGCCTCGGTTCCGTCGACATCGGGGAGACGAGGCTCGAGGAGCCCGTCGTGGCGGTCACCGGGGAGGCGGAGGGCGTCTGGGCCTTGGGCGGGATCGACGGTGTCGTCGGCAACGACATCCTCGAGCGCTTCACCCTCATTCTCGACTACCGCGACCAGCAGGTGACGCTCGTGCCGAACGACCAGGTCGGCGAGCCCTTCCACCGCGACAAGAGCGGCATCCACGCCTCCTTCGACGCGAACGGACGCTGGGTCGTCCGCTGGATCGTCCCCGGCTCGCCGGCGGCCGTCTCCGGCCTGCGCCCGGGGGACGTCATCCTCTCGGTCGACGGCGAACCGGCGTCGCGGGAGGCCGTCGCGGGCAGGATCGAGGACGCGCTCTCGGCGGAGGAGGGGACGACGGTCGAGATCCGCTGCAGCCGCAACGGCAGGAAAATGCGTGCATCCCTCCGCCTCTCCTCGTACATTTAA
- a CDS encoding MBL fold metallo-hydrolase translates to MSVKVKFLGGVRTVTGSCHFLGDGDTGLLVDCGLYQGRRDEAFERNASFSFDPAGIDALVLSHAHIDHSGNIPTLVKKGFTGRILTTDATRDLCMAMLPDSGHIQEEDIKFVNKIHARKGLPPRKPLYTGKDADKSLEFFAGHPYRQKLAIGDDVSVTFYDAGHVLGSATPLIEFANGGAPVRIGYAVDLGRKNIPILNDPETPPGMDYLFLESTYGGRLHGEIDKARKTFIDTINATVERGGTIVIPSFALERTQEIAYNLKAGIEAGAIPEIPVYVDSPLAVNVTEVFIRHPECYDKEMYERFRAGEDPLGANMFHYITDVEKSKELNDDPRSKIIISASGMCEAGRILHHLKNNIGDPRNTVLIVGFMAENTLGRRIAERHETVRIFGEEYPLRAEVRVIDAFSAHADQRDLLEYVEPLRGTLKRIFVVHGEEEQSETLAALLAERGFDVHVPVPDEELEID, encoded by the coding sequence ATGAGCGTCAAGGTGAAATTCCTCGGCGGTGTGAGAACCGTCACCGGTTCCTGCCATTTCCTCGGCGACGGCGACACCGGCCTGCTCGTCGACTGCGGTCTCTACCAGGGAAGGCGAGACGAGGCCTTCGAGCGGAACGCCAGCTTCTCGTTCGATCCGGCCGGCATCGACGCCCTCGTCCTCTCCCACGCGCACATCGACCACAGCGGCAACATCCCGACGCTCGTGAAGAAGGGGTTCACCGGCCGCATCCTCACCACCGACGCCACGCGCGATCTCTGCATGGCGATGCTCCCCGACAGCGGCCACATCCAGGAAGAGGACATCAAGTTCGTCAACAAGATCCACGCCCGCAAGGGGCTTCCCCCGCGGAAACCCCTCTACACGGGCAAGGACGCCGACAAGAGCCTCGAGTTCTTCGCCGGGCACCCCTACCGCCAGAAGCTCGCGATCGGCGACGACGTGTCGGTGACCTTCTACGACGCCGGCCACGTCCTCGGCTCGGCCACGCCGCTCATCGAGTTCGCCAACGGTGGCGCGCCCGTCCGGATCGGGTACGCCGTCGATCTCGGCCGCAAGAACATCCCGATCCTCAACGATCCCGAGACGCCGCCCGGCATGGACTACCTCTTTCTCGAGAGCACCTACGGCGGCCGCCTGCACGGCGAGATCGACAAGGCCCGGAAGACGTTCATCGACACGATCAACGCCACCGTCGAGCGCGGCGGCACGATCGTCATCCCCTCCTTCGCCCTCGAGCGCACGCAGGAGATCGCCTACAACCTCAAGGCGGGCATCGAGGCGGGCGCGATCCCCGAAATCCCCGTCTACGTCGACAGCCCACTCGCCGTGAACGTCACCGAGGTCTTCATCCGCCACCCGGAGTGCTACGACAAGGAGATGTACGAGCGCTTCCGCGCCGGTGAGGACCCGCTCGGCGCCAACATGTTCCACTACATCACCGACGTGGAGAAGTCCAAGGAACTCAACGACGATCCACGCTCGAAGATCATCATCTCCGCCTCGGGGATGTGCGAGGCGGGACGCATCCTCCATCACCTGAAGAACAACATCGGCGACCCGCGGAACACCGTGCTCATCGTCGGGTTCATGGCGGAGAACACTCTCGGGCGCCGGATCGCCGAGCGGCACGAGACGGTCCGCATCTTCGGCGAGGAATACCCGCTTCGCGCCGAGGTGCGGGTCATCGACGCCTTCAGCGCGCACGCGGACCAGCGGGACCTCCTCGAGTACGTCGAGCCCCTCCGCGGCACGCTGAAACGGATCTTCGTCGTCCATGGCGAGGAGGAACAGTCGGAGACGCTGGCCGCGCTCCTCGCGGAGCGGGGATTCGACGTCCACGTCCCCGTCCCCGACGAGGAGCTCGAGATCGATTGA
- a CDS encoding endonuclease V translates to MKATPDARRFHVTPAGAVALQKRLRRLVSRRWPGGAPTLVAGADVHFPSPGRALAAVAVLSFPALETIETVTREAPCPLPYIPGLLSFREIPAILAAWEDLSSRPDLVICDGHGIAHPRGFGLASHLGLALDLPAVGCAKSPLCGRWEEPGADRGDRSRVLDAAGQTIGYCLRTRAGVRPVWVSVGHMIDLRAAARIVLACAPLFRLPEPSRAAHRLAGGR, encoded by the coding sequence TTGAAGGCGACGCCGGATGCGAGACGCTTCCACGTGACCCCCGCCGGGGCCGTCGCGCTCCAGAAACGCCTCCGCCGCCTCGTCTCCCGCCGCTGGCCCGGGGGCGCCCCGACGCTCGTCGCGGGCGCCGACGTCCATTTCCCCTCGCCGGGCCGGGCCCTCGCCGCCGTCGCCGTCCTTTCCTTTCCCGCCCTCGAGACGATCGAGACCGTCACGCGCGAGGCGCCCTGCCCCCTCCCCTACATCCCCGGCCTCCTCTCCTTCCGCGAGATCCCGGCGATCCTCGCTGCGTGGGAGGACCTGTCCTCCCGCCCCGACCTCGTCATCTGCGACGGCCACGGGATCGCCCATCCCCGCGGCTTCGGCCTGGCGAGCCATCTCGGCCTCGCCCTCGACCTGCCGGCGGTGGGATGCGCCAAGTCCCCCCTCTGCGGCCGCTGGGAGGAGCCGGGCGCGGATCGCGGCGACCGGAGCCGTGTCCTCGACGCCGCCGGCCAAACGATCGGCTACTGTCTCCGCACGCGCGCCGGCGTCCGCCCCGTCTGGGTGTCCGTCGGCCACATGATCGACCTCCGGGCGGCCGCCCGCATCGTCCTCGCCTGCGCTCCGCTTTTCCGCCTCCCCGAACCGTCCCGCGCGGCGCACCGCCTCGCGGGCGGCCGCTGA
- a CDS encoding rhomboid family intramembrane serine protease, whose translation MFIIPIGTKATLALKPAVTIGLIAVNAIVFALTLVAAGPDESKLFDVQREICAEQLTLFLLEHPENIPYGGTVEAAVFDVRRAGDWRELEKALWTAIAAAGADPADYETFGGELTERTDLDFVNRDDGSSAAFRAWEARRAEQQRILDTHVNFALGLVPGRMHRVHTFLTHQFVHGGLMHLLGNMLFLWVVGCLLEDSWGRAPFLAFYLGGGALAGLAHCLQDTSATIPLIGASGAIAAAMGAFTVRHFMTRIRFFYFVIFFFRPLWGTFFLPACVFLPFWFAQQIVMRSIAEAVGGTGVAYLAHIAGYFVGVVTALAFKATGVEENVLAPRVRDRRIREGVAKDPRFERACSLMQHHRIQQARTLFDRLLEASPDDPGLLQDVAAVYRQEGLMEEYGGLVSRALRGLLVAGRNEEASILALDVASIPENPGVNPQYLMRAGHWLAGENRFGEASDVFRAVILAKSSPQVTAKASITLARLLGGPMGYPLDARRVLDEALDLDLDEEWRARIGELRTSIERGSMAELPV comes from the coding sequence ATGTTCATCATACCGATCGGCACGAAGGCCACGCTCGCGCTGAAACCGGCGGTGACCATCGGCCTCATCGCCGTCAACGCGATCGTCTTCGCCCTGACGCTCGTGGCCGCCGGCCCCGACGAATCGAAGCTCTTCGACGTCCAGCGTGAGATCTGCGCCGAGCAGCTCACCCTCTTCCTTCTCGAACACCCGGAAAACATCCCGTACGGCGGCACGGTCGAGGCGGCCGTCTTCGACGTCCGCCGTGCCGGCGACTGGCGCGAGCTCGAGAAGGCGCTGTGGACGGCGATCGCCGCGGCCGGCGCCGATCCGGCCGACTACGAGACCTTCGGCGGGGAACTGACCGAACGGACCGATCTCGATTTCGTGAACCGCGACGACGGATCGAGCGCCGCCTTCCGCGCGTGGGAAGCCCGCCGCGCCGAGCAGCAGCGCATTCTCGACACCCACGTCAACTTCGCGCTCGGGCTCGTGCCGGGCAGGATGCACCGGGTCCATACCTTTCTCACGCACCAGTTCGTCCACGGCGGGCTGATGCATCTCCTCGGAAACATGCTCTTTTTGTGGGTCGTCGGCTGCCTGCTCGAGGACAGCTGGGGCCGGGCGCCCTTCCTCGCCTTCTACCTCGGCGGCGGCGCGCTGGCGGGGCTCGCGCACTGCCTCCAGGACACCTCGGCGACGATCCCGCTGATCGGCGCGTCGGGGGCGATCGCCGCGGCGATGGGCGCGTTCACGGTCCGCCACTTCATGACGAGGATCCGGTTCTTCTATTTCGTCATCTTCTTCTTCCGGCCCCTCTGGGGCACCTTCTTCCTGCCCGCGTGCGTCTTCCTCCCCTTCTGGTTCGCCCAGCAGATCGTGATGCGATCGATCGCCGAAGCCGTGGGCGGCACGGGGGTGGCCTACCTCGCCCACATCGCCGGCTACTTCGTCGGCGTCGTCACCGCCCTCGCCTTCAAGGCGACTGGCGTCGAGGAGAACGTCCTCGCGCCGCGGGTGCGCGACCGGCGGATCCGCGAGGGCGTCGCGAAGGATCCGCGTTTCGAACGCGCCTGCTCCCTCATGCAGCATCATCGCATCCAGCAGGCCAGAACGCTCTTCGACCGGCTCCTCGAGGCGTCCCCCGACGATCCCGGACTGCTCCAGGACGTCGCAGCCGTCTACCGGCAGGAAGGCCTCATGGAGGAATACGGCGGACTCGTCTCCCGGGCGCTGCGCGGACTGCTCGTGGCAGGGCGAAACGAGGAGGCGTCGATCCTCGCCCTCGACGTGGCCAGTATTCCCGAGAATCCGGGGGTCAACCCGCAGTACCTGATGCGGGCGGGGCACTGGCTCGCCGGCGAGAACCGCTTCGGCGAGGCGAGCGACGTCTTCCGCGCCGTCATTCTGGCGAAGAGCTCCCCGCAGGTGACGGCGAAGGCCTCGATCACCCTCGCCCGGCTGCTCGGCGGCCCGATGGGATATCCACTCGACGCCCGGCGGGTGCTCGACGAGGCGCTCGACCTCGATCTCGACGAGGAGTGGCGCGCGCGCATCGGGGAGCTCCGGACCTCGATCGAGCGAGGCTCGATGGCGGAACTGCCTGTCTGA
- a CDS encoding glycosyltransferase encodes MKLVCFSEIQWRYVQTRKQQILTRLPGDWEILFLSSVVRGRRNNLLPERDGRVVHLCVPVFKNVPQAWLRRLFSVPPVRFAWNVLLYLWLRAVFALTGFGGRDRVFWVSNVYYAALLPLLGRRLLFYDCNDDPLAFPDTPAWAGGYFRRLAGDADLVTAVTGGLADRLRDAGAAEVAVVGNGVDADLFERAAAGGPPPEMRDLPKPVIGYVGAIADWFDFTLVEEIAARWPDGTVALVGPVFRAAAARADELARRPNVRLFGARPYEELGAWESAMDVCLVPLVPNELRRLADPNKIYEYAAAGRPIVTYDYSPETRALGDLVYRADTREAFVRQVERALGETIDGEKLRAFARSRSWQARAGEIEALIREALERKESGR; translated from the coding sequence GTGAAGCTGGTCTGTTTCTCGGAGATCCAGTGGCGCTACGTGCAAACGCGCAAGCAGCAGATCCTCACGCGGTTGCCCGGCGACTGGGAGATACTCTTCCTCTCGAGCGTCGTCAGGGGGAGACGCAACAACCTGCTCCCCGAGCGTGACGGCCGCGTCGTCCATCTCTGCGTGCCGGTCTTCAAGAACGTGCCGCAGGCCTGGCTCCGCCGGCTCTTCTCCGTGCCCCCCGTGCGATTCGCCTGGAACGTGCTGCTCTACCTGTGGCTGCGTGCCGTCTTCGCGCTGACCGGTTTCGGCGGCCGCGACCGCGTCTTCTGGGTGTCGAACGTCTACTACGCCGCGCTCCTGCCCCTGCTCGGCCGCCGGCTGCTCTTTTACGACTGCAACGACGATCCCCTCGCCTTTCCCGACACGCCGGCGTGGGCGGGGGGGTATTTCCGCAGGCTCGCGGGCGACGCCGATCTCGTCACGGCGGTCACCGGCGGGCTCGCCGACCGGCTGCGCGACGCGGGCGCGGCGGAGGTCGCCGTCGTCGGAAACGGCGTCGACGCCGATCTCTTCGAGCGGGCCGCCGCGGGCGGTCCGCCCCCGGAGATGCGGGATCTTCCGAAACCGGTGATCGGCTACGTGGGCGCGATCGCCGACTGGTTCGATTTCACCCTGGTCGAGGAGATCGCGGCGCGCTGGCCGGACGGGACCGTCGCCCTGGTGGGGCCGGTCTTCCGCGCGGCCGCCGCGCGGGCCGACGAACTGGCGCGCCGCCCGAACGTCCGCCTCTTCGGGGCGCGGCCCTACGAGGAGCTGGGCGCCTGGGAATCGGCGATGGACGTCTGCCTCGTTCCTCTCGTGCCGAACGAGCTGCGGCGCCTCGCCGATCCGAACAAGATCTACGAATACGCCGCCGCCGGCCGTCCGATCGTCACCTACGACTACTCGCCGGAAACGCGGGCGCTCGGCGATCTCGTGTACCGGGCCGATACGCGGGAGGCGTTCGTTCGCCAGGTCGAGCGGGCGCTCGGTGAGACGATCGACGGCGAGAAACTCAGGGCCTTCGCCCGTTCCCGGAGCTGGCAGGCGAGGGCCGGGGAGATCGAGGCGCTGATCCGGGAGGCGCTCGAGCGAAAGGAGAGCGGAAGATGA
- a CDS encoding DegT/DnrJ/EryC1/StrS family aminotransferase, translated as MKQVPILDLVAQYETIREDVEREVREVFETQRFVGGPKVNELEARVAALCGVRRAVGVASGSDALLLALMALGVGPGDEVVTTPYTFFSTVSAVTRLGARPVFADIDPATCNVDPSAVAAKLNDRTRAVIVVHLYGQPAEMDPILDAAASRNIPVVEDACQAIGAEYKGRRAGSMGAAGCFSFFPSKNLGGAGDGGMITTGDDDLADRLAVLRNHGARRRYFHDEVGVNSRLDALQAAVLLAKIGRLDGWNDARRRNAARYTEAFSAVEGVRPLAVSPDVRHIFHQYVVRASRRDELKAHLDGAGVGCEIYYPVPLHLQTCFSKLGCSPGDFPEAERAAAETLALPIYPELPDAARERVIGEIAAFCGA; from the coding sequence GTGAAGCAGGTGCCGATACTCGATCTCGTCGCGCAGTACGAAACGATACGCGAGGACGTGGAGCGGGAGGTGCGCGAGGTGTTCGAGACCCAGCGGTTCGTCGGCGGACCGAAGGTGAACGAGCTCGAGGCCCGGGTCGCCGCCCTCTGCGGCGTCCGCCGCGCCGTGGGAGTCGCTTCCGGCTCCGACGCCCTCCTGCTCGCCTTGATGGCCCTCGGCGTGGGGCCGGGCGACGAGGTGGTCACCACGCCGTACACGTTCTTCTCGACGGTGAGCGCCGTCACGCGCCTCGGCGCACGTCCCGTCTTCGCGGACATCGATCCGGCGACGTGCAACGTCGATCCGTCGGCCGTCGCCGCGAAGCTGAACGATCGCACGCGCGCCGTGATCGTCGTCCACCTCTACGGCCAGCCCGCGGAGATGGATCCGATCCTCGACGCGGCCGCCTCCCGGAACATTCCCGTCGTCGAGGACGCCTGCCAGGCGATCGGCGCCGAGTACAAGGGCCGCCGCGCCGGGTCGATGGGAGCCGCCGGGTGCTTCTCCTTCTTCCCGTCGAAGAACCTCGGCGGCGCCGGGGACGGCGGGATGATCACGACCGGCGACGACGATCTCGCCGATCGCCTCGCCGTGCTGCGCAACCACGGGGCGCGGCGCCGTTACTTCCACGACGAGGTGGGGGTCAACAGCCGGCTCGACGCCCTGCAGGCCGCCGTGCTGCTCGCGAAGATCGGCCGCCTCGACGGGTGGAACGACGCGCGCCGGCGCAACGCGGCCCGCTACACGGAGGCCTTCTCGGCCGTCGAGGGGGTGCGGCCGCTCGCCGTGTCGCCCGATGTCCGGCACATCTTCCACCAGTACGTGGTACGCGCCTCGCGCCGCGACGAGTTGAAGGCGCACCTCGATGGCGCCGGCGTCGGGTGCGAGATCTACTATCCCGTTCCCCTGCACCTGCAGACGTGCTTTTCCAAACTCGGCTGCTCGCCGGGCGACTTCCCCGAGGCGGAGCGCGCCGCGGCGGAGACACTGGCCTTGCCGATCTACCCCGAGCTGCCGGATGCGGCGCGGGAGCGCGTGATCGGGGAGATCGCGGCCTTCTGCGGCGCGTGA